The Raphanus sativus cultivar WK10039 chromosome 2, ASM80110v3, whole genome shotgun sequence DNA segment GTATTTATCATATCTCCTCTCCACAGCCAAGTTCGGCCGATCATGATCTCCCAAGAAGTTGAACCAACcgaaaagaggaagaaaaccatTCCTGAGCCACCGTCGACATTGTTCTCGTCACTTCCACCTGAAATAGTAGAGAACATTCTCGCCCGTGTCTCGAGATGGGCTTACCCTCGACTCTCTCTGGTCTCCAAGAGCTTCCGTTCTCTGTTATCTCCTCTTGAAATATACAAGACGCGATCAGAAATCGGAGTCAATGAAACATGCTTCTATGTTTGCTTAAAGCTGCCTAATCAATCATGTGCGAGCTGGTTTAGTCTATGGACGGAAccaaataaaagaacaaaacggAGAGGAAAGACCACGTTTAAACGGGATTCAAGTGGAAACTCGGTTGTTCCGACACCTTTCTCTTCTTTCCATTCTCCTCCCTTCCCTCGTTACATTGCAACAACAGTTGGTTCGGAAATCTACATAATCGGCGGACCCGACGGGGAGCCGTCTTCATCTGTCCGGATCCTTGATTGTCGGAATCACACTTGGCGTGATGGCCCTAATATGACCGTGGCTAGGGATGATGCGTATACAGCTTTACATGATgggaaaatatatgtaattggAGGTTGCGACATTGACGCCTACTCTACAAACTGGATTGAGGTATTTGACGTAAGGACTCAGTCTTGGACAGCCTTGCCGGGTCCTGGCCCTGATGCGGACGAAGAGTTACGCCGtgcatattattttattatagttaatgTGTGCAAAGGAAAAATTTACGTGGAAACAATTGGAAAGTACTACACTTACGAGCCGAAAGATGGTACGTGGAAACTTGTAAGAGAGAGATCGAATTTATTCTTTTCCAACTCCGTTGAGGCTTGGTGTGAGATGGAGAATGTATTATACTGTTGCACTGAATTGGGGTATTTAATGTGGTCGACCACTGAGATTGAAGGTAGAGAGTGGAGAGAGATCAAGGGCTTGGATAAATTGCGTGAGCATTTAAAAAGTGGGAATGAGTTTGAAATGGCTAACTATGGTGGGAAGCTTTTAGTTATGTGGTGTCTACATTCCGATCTTTGCATGAGAAACAAGATCTGGTATGCAAAGATTTGTTTAGAATCAAGAGGCAATGGACGTGAGGTGTGGGGTAAGGTTGAGTGTGTCGATATGCTTACCTTTCCTGTTGAAACATATAAAAGATTTTGTTGTTTAACTGCTTCTGTTTGATGTCTGGTATGAGTTTGTGTTCCTTTTGCTTCCAACATGttgttttgttctttgaggATGCCTCTCTTTTCACGTTCAAGTTTACAAGTCAAGTGAGCATCATCATAAGCACTTAACCTGTTATAGGGATTATTATTACTAATATATGTGTTTTCGCGTTATAGTAGAgtaattctttttaatgaattgACATTTATGTGTTTAATTTCTGTTAAGAATATATGAAAAACTTATCAtgtgtaaacaaaaaaaaattacagttgAAGGCAATCTTTGAAAAGAATTTTGCCTTTTGGGTACTTTATTGACATAAGTTATTTATTGGGGACACATCACATGGCCAATATATAGTAgaacctttataaattaatattcgataaattaataatctctataaattaataaatttcgtgAGTCTCAATTTGAGCCGATgtaaaatatgacataaatcgataaaataataagataataatattttttaaaatcctttgtaaatatatactcccattaaaatcataaattaataatatatacatattttttataagtacaaactaaatattatatttttaattttatatttgcaaaGAAAATACctctatttttttaacatttcgattatttgataatatttagtaaaattgtATCGAAACCCACATAAAAATTCTatgaacataaaaaatatacaccatataatataactaaaatatgaaagtctaaattttcaaatgtaAATAGTGTTATATAcggtaaataaaatattttcttattttataaataaaatatttcataaataaaaaaatctaaaaagtaattttggtaaattaatatctctataaattaataaaaaatttaactcctaacattattaatttatataggtTTTAGTGTATGCGCAAATCGTATGATATACACTTGTAAGTAGTATTAATATTTCGTATATAAGTTCttaattatcaatttttttGCTAATTGATTTTTGTTAGAGTAAAAGGTCTTTAGGCGTTAACTTTTCTAAAGACCTAAACGTGTTTAGTAAACCCTAGCTATATTTATCACATTGCCTCCCCGATCCACAAGCTCTACTTCAACTTCGGCTGATCATGATCTCCCAAGAAGTTGAGCAACCTCAAAAGAGGAAGAAAACGATTTCTGAGCCACCGTCGACATCGTTCTCCTCACTTCCAGATGAAATCGCAGAGAACATTCTTGCCCGTGTCTCGAGATGGGATTACCCGCGGCTCTCTCTCGTATCCAAGAGTTTCCACTCTCTCTTATCTTCTCTGGAAATCTACAAGACGAGATCTCAAATCGGAGTGAATGAAACATGCGTCTATGTTTGCTTACAGCTGCCTAATCAACCATGTGCGAGCTGGTTTAGTCTGTGGACAAACcctaataaaaaaagaaacaaacgaACCAAACGGAGAGGGAAGACTAAGTTTAAGCCCGACTCAAGTGGAAACTCGGTTGTTCCGACACCATTCTCTTCTTCCCATTCTCCTCCCCCACCTCATTGCATCAGCGAAACAGTTGGTTCGGAAATCTACATAATCGGCGGACCCGACGGGGAGACGTCTTCATCTGTTCGGATGCTTGATTGTAAGAGTCACACTTGGCGTGATGGACCTAACATGACCGTGGCTAGGGAGGATGCGTCTACAGCTTTACTCAAtgagaaaatatatgtaatgggAGGTTGCGATATTGACGCCTACTCTAGCAACTGGGTTGAGGTATTTGACATAAGGACTCAGTCCTGGACTGCCTTGCCTGGTCCTGGCCCTGATGACATGGACGACGAGTTACGACATGCATATTGTACTGTAGTTAATGTGTTTGAAGGAAAAATTTACTTGGCTACAGATGGTAAGGACTACACTTATGATCCGAAATATGGTACGTGGAAACTTGTAAGTGAGTATACGAGCTTCGTGACCGACTCTATTGAGTGTTGGTGTGATGAGATGGAGAATGTAATATACTGTTTCACTGACTCGGG contains these protein-coding regions:
- the LOC108816873 gene encoding F-box/kelch-repeat protein At5g39560-like, coding for MISQEVEQPQKRKKTISEPPSTSFSSLPDEIAENILARVSRWDYPRLSLVSKSFHSLLSSLEIYKTRSQIGVNETCVYVCLQLPNQPCASWFSLWTNPNKKRNKRTKRRGKTKFKPDSSGNSVVPTPFSSSHSPPPPHCISETVGSEIYIIGGPDGETSSSVRMLDCKSHTWRDGPNMTVAREDASTALLNEKIYVMGGCDIDAYSSNWVEVFDIRTQSWTALPGPGPDDMDDELRHAYCTVVNVFEGKIYLATDGKDYTYDPKYGTWKLVSEYTSFVTDSIECWCDEMENVIYCFTDSGYLMWSTSEIEGREWREIKGLDKLREHLKSGNEFELANYGGKLLVMWRPDSDLCMGNKIWYAKICLESRCNGREVWGKVECVDVLTFPVETFESFHCLTASV
- the LOC108841517 gene encoding F-box/kelch-repeat protein At5g39560-like, whose protein sequence is MISQEVEPTEKRKKTIPEPPSTLFSSLPPEIVENILARVSRWAYPRLSLVSKSFRSLLSPLEIYKTRSEIGVNETCFYVCLKLPNQSCASWFSLWTEPNKRTKRRGKTTFKRDSSGNSVVPTPFSSFHSPPFPRYIATTVGSEIYIIGGPDGEPSSSVRILDCRNHTWRDGPNMTVARDDAYTALHDGKIYVIGGCDIDAYSTNWIEVFDVRTQSWTALPGPGPDADEELRRAYYFIIVNVCKGKIYVETIGKYYTYEPKDGTWKLVRERSNLFFSNSVEAWCEMENVLYCCTELGYLMWSTTEIEGREWREIKGLDKLREHLKSGNEFEMANYGGKLLVMWCLHSDLCMRNKIWYAKICLESRGNGREVWGKVECVDMLTFPVETYKRFCCLTASV